Below is a window of Buchnera aphidicola str. Ak (Acyrthosiphon kondoi) DNA.
AACTGACATTTCTGATACAGCTTCTAAGATTTGTTCTTTAGTAATAGACATAACAATAATTCCTAATAACAATTAGAATTATTTTAGATGTTATTAATACATCAAAAATAATAACCCTTAAGAGGTTTCTTTTTTTTGTTTTATAGCAGATAATGTATAAATAAGTTTGCCAGCAACTAACATCTTCAGTGTTAATAGAAGTTTGATTATTGCTTCTTTATAAGTAGGCATATCTGCAAGTTGATTAATTTCTAAAGTAGAGAGTAATTTCCCTTCAAATGCTGCTCCTGTAATTTTAAATTGCGTATTTTTTTTTGAAAATTCTTTAAATAATCTAGCACCGCTACCTGGATGTATCATAGAATAAGCGATAAAAGTAGAACCTTTTAATTTTTTTTTTAAACATTCGAAAACAGTATTTTTAATTGCTAAAGATAAAAGAGTATTTTGAACAACACTCATTTTTACTCCGATTTCACGTCCAGATTTTCTTAATTTATTGATTTGATTTACGCTAACGCCTTGAGAATCTGCAGTAACGGCTGATAATGCTGTATTAGA
It encodes the following:
- the rplJ gene encoding 50S ribosomal protein L10, whose product is MALNLQKKKIIVSKINKVSNTALSAVTADSQGVSVNQINKLRKSGREIGVKMSVVQNTLLSLAIKNTVFECLKKKLKGSTFIAYSMIHPGSGARLFKEFSKKNTQFKITGAAFEGKLLSTLEINQLADMPTYKEAIIKLLLTLKMLVAGKLIYTLSAIKQKKETS